The following proteins are encoded in a genomic region of Cryptomeria japonica chromosome 11, Sugi_1.0, whole genome shotgun sequence:
- the LOC131079897 gene encoding uncharacterized protein LOC131079897: MFLKSIDAYSHVKNATYLCEAIEEVIQEVGEENVVQMVTDNAASYVAAGKLLMERHPKIFWSPCAAHCLDLMLEDIGKLEWVKSIVERAKNISKFIYNHALVLSIMRQYTGQKELARPGITRFASDFLTLKSLIKSKAALRRMFVGEEWTSSSYATTTAGIDVVNCIFDEPGFWTPCGETVQVTEPLVVLLRVVDGEKPSMGYIYEGMDRAKEAIRSIYAGDEDKYGPIWKIIDRRWQNQLHRPIHAAAYYLNPAFQFRDDFKADEEVLSGLYTVVQKLCTDGTASSTTLQLDKYNNREGAIFASSMCIEARTQLQPDRWWQMFGPSTPNLQKIAIRILSQPCSASGCERNWSMFEHIHSKRRNRLSVERLNDLVFVHYNLRLRTRQILDTDSSPITLAEIDPESEWITESTDPLFTEEDHEWVDQANRETEAVAMAEEEDRARSGTGTSRAETMASQSSRTYLRRICRRQTDYSEAEDELEPEP, encoded by the exons atgttcttgaaatctattgatgcttactcacatgtgaaaaatgccacatacttatgtgaggctattgaggaagtcatacaagaggtgggggaagaaaatgtggtgcagatggtgacagataatgcagcaagttatgttgctgcag gtaaacttttgatggagaggcacccgaaAATTTTTTGGTCTCCTTGtgcggcccattgccttgacctcatgttggaggatattggtaagcttgaatgggtgaaatcaatagttgaaagggccaaaaatatcagcaagtttatctacaatcatgcattggtccttagcattatgaggcaatacacggggcaaaaggagttggctcgtcctggTATCACGAGGTTTGCCTCAGACTTCCTCACACTGAAATCCTTGATAAAATCAAAGGCAGCTTTGAGgcgtatgtttgttggtgaggagtggacttcctcatcctatgctacgaccactgcagggatagatgtggtaaattgcatttttgatgagccaggTTTTTGGACCCCCTGTGGAGAAACTGTGCAg gtcactgagcccctcgtagttctcctacgagttgttgatggggagaagccctctatgggctatatatatgagggtatggatagggccaaggaggccattaggtccatatatgcaggagatgaggataagtatggccccatttggaagattattgataggagatggcagaaccagcttcacaggcccatccatgcagcagcctattacCTCAATCCGGCATTTCAATTTCGTGATGACTTCAAGgcagatgaggaggttcttagtggccTGTATACAGTGGTTCAAAAGTTGTGTACTGATGGCACAGCCTCAAGTACAACGCTCCAGCTGGATAAATATAATAATCGAGAAGGGGCAATCTTCGCAAGCAGCATGTGCATAGAGGCTCGAACACAATTGCAGCCAG atagatggtggcaaatgtttgggccctcaaccccaaaccttcaaaaaattgccatccgtattttgagccagccatgcagcgcttctggatgtgagcgcaattggtccatgttcgagcacatccactcgaagaggcgtaatagattgtctgtggagaggttgaatgatcttgtttttgttcattacaacctccgtcttaggaccagacagattttggacactgactcctctccgatcacttTAGCGGAGATCGATCCAGAGTCTGAGTGGATCACTGAGTCTACCGATCCCCTCTTCACTGAGGAGGAccatgagtgggttgaccaggcaaaCAGAGAGactgaggctgtggctatggcagaggaggaggatagagcacgatccggCACAGGCACCTCACGGGCAGAGACTATGGcttctcagtcatccaggacctaccttagacgcattTGTAGGAGGCAAACAGACTACTCTGAGGCTGAGGATGAgctagagcctgagccatag